The Arabidopsis thaliana chromosome 5, partial sequence genomic interval AGAGATAGTTAACTAAATTCTCCCCTTTACTCTTGACCAATCCATTTTTATTGTGACCTCATCCAAAAATGACAAGCTTTGCTTATATAACAATTTGTCATCACTATCTGTGTCACTGAGTGATGCATTGATTATAGGATATGAAATGATTCTTTGAGATTGAAGATTTGAAAAGGTTGTGTGTAGGTTATGTAGTAGTGACTACACTTTTCATATGCTGTGTTTGAAACTGtatcataatttgttttggaatGGAATGAATAATCTTAGCGTGGCAAAGGAAGTTGTAGAAGGGTCATCAAGAAACCTTCTGGAGAGAGTTGCAGGACTTATAGCTTCCAAAACTCTGGAAATATCCCCTCGGATAACAGCTGTTCGAGTGAAGCTATGGAAGCCAAATGTTGCGCTTATTCAAAGCACTATCGATTATTTAGGTGTCGAGATTTTCAGAGATCGCGCAACTGAATAACACTAAAAGAATCATTTGTATCCCAGTTCTGTTGTATACatggaaattttattttttcatatccAAAAGCTTTTGTAACATGTCAttgattttgaagaatttttcTGTTACAAAGTTTAAATAAGATGAAAGATTGGGAAATATTATTGTACTTGAGATTCTCTCAGCAAAATTCAGTATGGCAACATTTGAAGCCTCTCTTGTTTATTAGAATTTGTGATGtaattgtgtttcttttttgcatttttttttacggggtcctttttaaacaaaaatgaacatgAGGACCTC includes:
- the FOLB2 gene encoding Dihydroneopterin aldolase (FOLB2; FUNCTIONS IN: dihydroneopterin aldolase activity; INVOLVED IN: folic acid and derivative metabolic process; LOCATED IN: cellular_component unknown; EXPRESSED IN: 23 plant structures; EXPRESSED DURING: 13 growth stages; CONTAINS InterPro DOMAIN/s: Dihydroneopterin aldolase (InterPro:IPR006157), Dihydroneopterin aldolase subgroup (InterPro:IPR006156); BEST Arabidopsis thaliana protein match is: Dihydroneopterin aldolase (TAIR:AT3G11750.1); Has 2737 Blast hits to 2737 proteins in 1212 species: Archae - 4; Bacteria - 2338; Metazoa - 0; Fungi - 0; Plants - 88; Viruses - 0; Other Eukaryotes - 307 (source: NCBI BLink).) → MEKDMAMMGDKLILRGLKFYGFHGAIPEEKTLGQMFMLDIDAWMCLKKAGLSDNLADSVSYVDIYNVAKEVVEGSSRNLLERVAGLIASKTLEISPRITAVRVKLWKPNVALIQSTIDYLGVEIFRDRATE